The following are encoded in a window of Ictalurus punctatus breed USDA103 chromosome 13, Coco_2.0, whole genome shotgun sequence genomic DNA:
- the zgc:92749 gene encoding elongation of very long chain fatty acids protein 6, translating into MTVARVQIILITELNIVQLKVGGEMNETLLTGYFDFERRFDENVAFKWFEENWTISFVLCALYVVVIFLGRHLMKDRQKLDLRVPLVLWSLSLAVFSIIGTVRTGSYMLHLLSAGGFRQTVCDMSMYSAPISKFWAYAFVLSKVPEFGDTVFIVLRKQRLIFLHWYHHITVLLYSWYTYRDRVAGGCWFITMNYTVHSLMYSYYAARAAGLRLPRPCAMIITALQTLQMAMGLTVLLLVYHWLNDVTCRSTESNITWGLIMYFSYLLLFSSFFYQSYMKGGKKDTAGERRVKAE; encoded by the exons ATGACAGTCGCTCGAGTTCAAATTATTCTCATAACCGAACTGAATATAGTGCAACTTAAAGTGGGGGGGGAAATGAACGAGACATTACTTACAGGGTATTTTGACTTCGAGCGGCGTTTCGATGAAAATGTCGCATTTAAATGGTTTGAGGAAAACTG gacGATATCCTTTGTGTTGTGTGCTCTATACGTCGTGGTTATTTTCCTCGGCCGGCACCTgatgaaagacagacagaagttGGACCTGCGTGTTCCGCTGGTGCTCTGGTCCCTCAGCCTGGCTGTGTTCAG TATAATAGGAACAGTGCGTACAGGATCCTACATGCTACACCTTCTCAGTGCCGGCGGATTCCGACAGACCGTGTGCGACATGAGCATGTACAGCGCGCCCATCAGCAAGTTCTGGGCCTACGCCTTCGTCCTCAGCAAGGTGCCGGAGTTTG GAGACACGGTGTTCATCGTTCTGCGTAAGCAGCGTCTGATCTTCCTGCACTGGTACCACCATATCACGGTGCTTCTGTACTCGTGGTACACTTATAGAGATCGAGTTGCAGGAGGCTGCTGGTTCATCACCATGAACTACACCGTGCACTCGTTGATGTACAGCTACTACGCGGCCAGAGCGGCCGGCCTGCGCCTTCCTCGTCCCTGCGCCATGATCATCACCGCCCTCCAGACTCTACAGATGGCTATGGGCCTGACGGTGCTGTTGCTCGTATACCACTGGCTGAACGACGTGACGTGCAGATCCACAGAGAGCAATATCACCTGGGGCTTGATCATGTACTTCAGCTACCTACTGCtcttctcttccttcttctACCAGTCCTACATGAAGGGAGGGAAGAAGGACACGGCCGGGGAGAGAAGAGTTAAAGCTGAATAG
- the uros gene encoding uroporphyrinogen-III synthase isoform X7, with protein sequence MKVLVLKEPRESESGADPYIKELAACGHSATLVPVLAFQFVSLDRLSDRLFDPERHGGLVFTSPRAVEAVRRCIESSTHREEWNTVKEQWNAKSVYVVGKATASLVEALGLKPLGEHTGTADVLSQLIIEREKSTSLPLFFPCGSLKREVLPTALRRHGVSLETLPVYETAEHPDLEKNITRYFSEQGVPASVAFFSPSGVKFCLELVKKLAGENLDQIKFAAIGPTTAEALQEAGVSISCSAQKPTPQHLATAITHSLSNDL encoded by the exons ATGAAGGTGTTGGTGTTGAAAGAAcccagagagagtgagagtggagCAGATCCATACATCAAG gagcTGGCAGCGTGTGGACACTCGGCTACGCTCGTCCCCGTCCTGGCGTTTCAGTTCGTCTCTCTGGATCGTCTGTCAGACCGG ctgtttGATCCAGAAAGGCACGGAGGGCTCGTGTTCACCAGTCCCAGAGCGGTCGAGGCTGTGAGACGGTGTATTGAGAGCAGTACACACAGAgaag AGTGGAACACGGTGAAAGAACAGTGGAACGCAAAATCGGTGTATGTGGTGGGGAAAGCGACGGCGTCATTAG ttgaggCTCTGGGTCTGAAGCCCCTCGGTGAACACACAGGCACGGCCGACGTTCTGTCTCAGCTCATCATTGaga gaGAAAAGTCCACGTCTCTGCCTCTGTTCTTTCCCTGCGGCTCGCTGAAGAGAGAAGTGCTGCCCACCGCGCTGAGACGACACG GTGTTTCTCTGGAGACGCTACCAGTCTACGAGACGGCTGAACATCCGGACCTGGAGAAAAACATCACGCGCTACTTCAGTGAGCAG ggaGTGCCGGCCAGCGTCGCTTTCTTCAGTCCTTCTGGAGTGAAGTTCTGCCTGGAGCTGGTGAAGAAGCTTGCCGGAGAAAACCTGGACCAGATCAAG tttGCTGCTATCGGTCCCACCACGGCCGAGGCTCTACAGGAAGCGGGCGTGAGCATCAGCTGCTCGGCTCAGAAACCCACACCGCAGCACCTCGCCACAGCCATCACACACAGCCTGAGCAATGACCTCTGA
- the uros gene encoding uroporphyrinogen-III synthase isoform X5, with translation MRFIRADIVDPGPVWILDVRLCVFQELAACGHSATLVPVLAFQFVSLDRLSDRLFDPERHGGLVFTSPRAVEAVRRCIESSTHREEWNTVKEQWNAKSVYVVGKATASLVEALGLKPLGEHTGTADVLSQLIIEREKSTSLPLFFPCGSLKREVLPTALRRHGETPQYHHECYRSVSLETLPVYETAEHPDLEKNITRYFSEQGVPASVAFFSPSGVKFCLELVKKLAGENLDQIKFAAIGPTTAEALQEAGVSISCSAQKPTPQHLATAITHSLSNDL, from the exons ATGCGTTTTATTCGTGCCGATATCGTTGATCCGGGCCCGGTGTGGATCCTGGATGTACggctgtgtgtttttcaggagcTGGCAGCGTGTGGACACTCGGCTACGCTCGTCCCCGTCCTGGCGTTTCAGTTCGTCTCTCTGGATCGTCTGTCAGACCGG ctgtttGATCCAGAAAGGCACGGAGGGCTCGTGTTCACCAGTCCCAGAGCGGTCGAGGCTGTGAGACGGTGTATTGAGAGCAGTACACACAGAgaag AGTGGAACACGGTGAAAGAACAGTGGAACGCAAAATCGGTGTATGTGGTGGGGAAAGCGACGGCGTCATTAG ttgaggCTCTGGGTCTGAAGCCCCTCGGTGAACACACAGGCACGGCCGACGTTCTGTCTCAGCTCATCATTGaga gaGAAAAGTCCACGTCTCTGCCTCTGTTCTTTCCCTGCGGCTCGCTGAAGAGAGAAGTGCTGCCCACCGCGCTGAGACGACACGGTGAGACGCCACAATACCACCATGAGTGttacagaa GTGTTTCTCTGGAGACGCTACCAGTCTACGAGACGGCTGAACATCCGGACCTGGAGAAAAACATCACGCGCTACTTCAGTGAGCAG ggaGTGCCGGCCAGCGTCGCTTTCTTCAGTCCTTCTGGAGTGAAGTTCTGCCTGGAGCTGGTGAAGAAGCTTGCCGGAGAAAACCTGGACCAGATCAAG tttGCTGCTATCGGTCCCACCACGGCCGAGGCTCTACAGGAAGCGGGCGTGAGCATCAGCTGCTCGGCTCAGAAACCCACACCGCAGCACCTCGCCACAGCCATCACACACAGCCTGAGCAATGACCTCTGA
- the uros gene encoding uroporphyrinogen-III synthase isoform X6 has product MRFIRADIVDPGPVWILDVRLCVFQELAACGHSATLVPVLAFQFVSLDRLSDRLFDPERHGGLVFTSPRAVEAVRRCIESSTHREEWNTVKEQWNAKSVYVVGKATASLVEALGLKPLGEHTGTADVLSQLIIEREKSTSLPLFFPCGSLKREVLPTALRRHGVSLETLPVYETAEHPDLEKNITRYFSEQGVPASVAFFSPSGVKFCLELVKKLAGENLDQIKFAAIGPTTAEALQEAGVSISCSAQKPTPQHLATAITHSLSNDL; this is encoded by the exons ATGCGTTTTATTCGTGCCGATATCGTTGATCCGGGCCCGGTGTGGATCCTGGATGTACggctgtgtgtttttcaggagcTGGCAGCGTGTGGACACTCGGCTACGCTCGTCCCCGTCCTGGCGTTTCAGTTCGTCTCTCTGGATCGTCTGTCAGACCGG ctgtttGATCCAGAAAGGCACGGAGGGCTCGTGTTCACCAGTCCCAGAGCGGTCGAGGCTGTGAGACGGTGTATTGAGAGCAGTACACACAGAgaag AGTGGAACACGGTGAAAGAACAGTGGAACGCAAAATCGGTGTATGTGGTGGGGAAAGCGACGGCGTCATTAG ttgaggCTCTGGGTCTGAAGCCCCTCGGTGAACACACAGGCACGGCCGACGTTCTGTCTCAGCTCATCATTGaga gaGAAAAGTCCACGTCTCTGCCTCTGTTCTTTCCCTGCGGCTCGCTGAAGAGAGAAGTGCTGCCCACCGCGCTGAGACGACACG GTGTTTCTCTGGAGACGCTACCAGTCTACGAGACGGCTGAACATCCGGACCTGGAGAAAAACATCACGCGCTACTTCAGTGAGCAG ggaGTGCCGGCCAGCGTCGCTTTCTTCAGTCCTTCTGGAGTGAAGTTCTGCCTGGAGCTGGTGAAGAAGCTTGCCGGAGAAAACCTGGACCAGATCAAG tttGCTGCTATCGGTCCCACCACGGCCGAGGCTCTACAGGAAGCGGGCGTGAGCATCAGCTGCTCGGCTCAGAAACCCACACCGCAGCACCTCGCCACAGCCATCACACACAGCCTGAGCAATGACCTCTGA